CAGGCGATGCGGCCCATAGCGACACACACGAAAGGAGCCCCGCATGATCTTCGCCCTGCTACTCACCCTGCTGTCCGGGAGGGACATCGTCTGGACTGATACCACGATCGGATCGGCGCCGATCAGCAACAAGGTCCAACCGGGTCGCATCCGGGTGGGAAGCTTGGCCGAACTGGCTGCCGTGATGGACCACTCCTTGCGATGGGGACCGAGAGACGAATTCCGTGCGAACGACTCCCTCGTTCGGATCTTCCAGCGCAAGCCTTGCAGGATCGGGGCCCTCGACACCATCAAGGGGATGAAATACGCACTGGTGGACTGGAGGAAAAACGATACGGGATTCACCTACGTGGTGGGATTCGGCAAGGACAGCATCCGGCTGCTCGATTTTTTCCACAACCGACCAACGGGATACCGGCACGACAGCACGGGTGCTTGGCTGTACTGGTCAAATTCCGGCAACGATTGCGAGAAGTACTCCTACTATGCGCACCTGGAAGGCGGCGAATTCCGTTTCGATCTCGAGCGCACTTGGGAGAAGTACAGCAAAGCGTGCAAGGACGAGGAGGCGAAGAAGTCGTTCAAGGCCAGGCTCAGGGGGGAACTCTACCGTCGCAATGACCTTCGGTGCGATGTTTGGAGAATATTCCCTTCGGTGGGATCCTGCTGGGCGGATTCCGAGCCCGAGGACGAAGAGGAACTGGAAGAGGAATGATCCATCGATAGCCTGCAGTCTCTGCCAGCATCGGAGAAGCCTCCCGCGGAGCCCATCTACCATCTCCTGGAAAGGAACCGACCGTGATCTTCGCACTTTTGCTATCCAGCCTGCTCGGACGGGAAATCATCTGGACCGACACCACCATCGGATCCGCGCCGATCAGCAACACGAGCGGATCGGGACTCGCGAAGATCCGGAGCATGGCCGAGCTGGTGGCCATCATGGACCACACCATCCTACAGGGAAATAGAGACGATTTCCGTCCGAACGACTCCCTGATCCGGGTCCTCCGCGACGAACGCTGCAGGATCGGCGTCCTCGACACCATGGATGGGGTGAAGTACGCGCTCCTGGATTGGAGAAAGGACGGTTCGGGATTCACCTACATGGTCGGAATCGGAAAGGACAGCATGGAGCTGTTCGACTTTTTCCGCGATCGTCCCAAGGATTACTTGCGCGATCGCTCGGGGGTCCAACTCACCTGGACGAAATCCGGCAAAAAATGCGAGGGGTACTCCTACGGAGCGATCTTCCAGCGCGGTGAATTCCGGTTCGATCCGGACTCTTCCTTGAAGGTGTTCGGAAAGACCTGCAAGGACAAAGCCGCGAGAAAAGCGCTCGAGACCACGATCAGGAAAGAATCCTACCGACGCACGGAGATTCGATGCGACGTATCGGAACTGTTCCCGTCGGTGGGATCCTGTTGGCGTGTCGCCGGCCCCAAGGACGAGGAAAACCTCGAAGAGGACCTCGACGAGGAATGATGTCTCGATGGGGCGGCGGTTCGAATCTTTTCCCGGCCCTCATCCTGGACGTGTAGGGTTCAGGGGATCCAGCTCAATTCTCTCACCAGTGGTGAGAGTGTTTCCTTTCCTTCCAATCTGGCCATTCATGGAGCATCTGGGCGCCTCCCCGCCGTGGTCCAAAACCGTTCGGTCTCCATTGCGTGGTGATGTCCACCGATCGCCAAGGCCATCCAACCTGATCAGGCCTCCAAGATCCCTCGTCGAAGCAATCGCTCACGAGCTTCGTTCATGGCCAGATGCAGCCTGCGCTCGAGTTCTTCGCGAGGAGGAAGTTCCGTCCAGAATTCGGCGACCATGATGCCGTCCTTCTGCACATCCAGAAGCTCCACCTGCTCCTTGCCACGGGTCGCGCACAGGATGAGCCCGATCGGCATTTCTTCCCCCTCTTGGCGCTCGTGGCGATCCAACCAGCGCAGGTACAATTCCATCTGTCCCTTGTGTGCGGCTTGGAAGCGGCCAATTTTCAGCTCCACCGCCACCAAGCGCCGCAGTTTGCGGTGAAAGAAGAGCAAGTCCAAGTAGAAGTCCTCGCCATCCAGGATGATGCGCTTCTGACGCTCCACGAAGGCGAAGCCTCGCCCCAACTCCAGGATGAACGCTTCCATCTGGCGAAGGATCGCGCTTTCCAGGTCGGACTCCTGGTATCCTTGTCGCAGATCCAGGAAGTCCAGAAAATAGGGATCCTTGAATACCAGTCCAGCCGTCGGGTCCGAGGTTGCCTTCGCCTTTTCGAGGGACGCGCCAATTCCTGTCGTGGTGCTCGCGGCGATCGCCGTGCGCTCGTAGGTCTTGCGTTCGATGGCCTGGCGCAGTTCGCGCACGCTCCAACGTGATTCGGCACATGCGTGGGCATAGAACAATCGCGATTCTTCCGTCGGGATTGGCAACAGTTCCACGAAATGGCTCCAACTCAATTTGGTCGACAGTGTCGACACAATTGAAGGGTCGAGAAATCCTTCGACAAATTGGATCATCCGCCGGAGATTCCGGGCCTCGAATCCTCGTCCAAACTCCGCCGAAAGCTTTTCTCCTTGTTGAGCCACGATCTTGGCGCCGTACGCTGCCCGCTCGCCACCCAACACCTCCCGCCGCAAGCGCTCGCCTACCGACCAATACAATCGGGTCAGTTCGCTGTTCACGGTTGATGCCAATTGCGTGCGGCTGCGCGTGATCATTCCTCGCAGTTCGGCGTGGAGGAGATCCTCGTGCGATTCGACTCTTTTCATGTTCGTGCTCCCGGAGATTCATGTGGTGTGCATGGTCTCTCCGGGGTGGATCGGAGGAATGAAACTCGGGCGCGGCCCGGCGTTCTCACCCAGTGCCAGGAAGATAGATCAGGCGGCGGGTATTTGGGCGCCTCCCTGGCGCGGGTCGAACACCACCACTTCCACATCAAGACCATGTGGCAGGACCAGCTCAATACTCTCACCAGTGGTGAGAGTATTTCCCTTCCCTCCCAGGCTTCGTGGAATTGCTTCATGCGCCCACTCCACCAGATCGGCATCCAATGGCGTTTCAGCATCCGGCGCGAGACCTGCCGATGGCGGTGCGGATGCCTGGCGCATTTGAGAAGACATTTTCCGTCGCGGGTCTGCGCAGGCGGTTGCGAGAACCATCCTCACGGAAGCACTTCCCAACGACCGGCCTTCTTTGGACCCACGAACCTCAGGCGGCCATCCTGCACCAACTTCGACGCGGCCCGTTCGACTGCGCTTAGGCTCTTGCCGATCTGCGCGGCGACTTCCTCAAGGGTCGCATTCGGCTGTTTCGCGAGGACCGCGAGGATCTTCGCCGATGTGGAACGAGGAATTTGTACCGGCGTTTCTACCCGCGTTTCTACCGGCGTTTGTTGGGTAGGGAACTGGAAAATGGTCCAAAAATCCTCCCCTTCCACCTTCAATTCGGGTGCCGGGCGGCCTTGCGCCCTGCAAGCCTCCTGGATTCTCTCGATCCCTCGCCCCCAGGCCTCGATCCGTCCGGCACGGAAGAATGCGTTTGCCAAATCCGGATTGAACGGCTTGGACGAATGCTTCCCCAGCAGTGTGTCAAGGCTCCAGTGCTCGGGGAGCACACCGGGATTCCAGAGCATCAACTTGTCGTCGTAGACGCTGATCTGGATGGGGATGCCGCTCG
This DNA window, taken from Fibrobacterota bacterium, encodes the following:
- a CDS encoding DUF1016 family protein; translated protein: MKRVESHEDLLHAELRGMITRSRTQLASTVNSELTRLYWSVGERLRREVLGGERAAYGAKIVAQQGEKLSAEFGRGFEARNLRRMIQFVEGFLDPSIVSTLSTKLSWSHFVELLPIPTEESRLFYAHACAESRWSVRELRQAIERKTYERTAIAASTTTGIGASLEKAKATSDPTAGLVFKDPYFLDFLDLRQGYQESDLESAILRQMEAFILELGRGFAFVERQKRIILDGEDFYLDLLFFHRKLRRLVAVELKIGRFQAAHKGQMELYLRWLDRHERQEGEEMPIGLILCATRGKEQVELLDVQKDGIMVAEFWTELPPREELERRLHLAMNEARERLLRRGILEA